From a single Lolium rigidum isolate FL_2022 chromosome 7, APGP_CSIRO_Lrig_0.1, whole genome shotgun sequence genomic region:
- the LOC124672772 gene encoding protein PELPK1-like, translating to MSGAARILEETAPTKGEEHKPELPPLPKVELPPFPEVHLPPKPELPRVELPTFPEVHLPPKPEMPKVELPPKPELPKVELPTFPEVHLPTKPEMPKVELPPKPELPIIPEFHFPEPEVKP from the coding sequence ATGAGCGGCGCAGCGAGAATCTTGGAGGAGACTGCTCCAACCAAGGGTGAGGAGCACAAGCCTGAGCTGCCACCACTGCCCAAGGTGGAGCTGCCGCCATTCCCTGAGGTGCACTTGCCACCTAAGCCCGAGCTGCCCAGGGTGGAGCTGCCAACGTTCCCGGAGGTGCACCTGCCACCCAAGCCGGAGATGCCCAAGGTGGAGCTGCCTCCTAAGCCTGAGCTGCCAAAGGTGGAGTTGCCAACGTTTCCGGAGGTGCACCTGCCAACCAAGCCGGAGATGCCCAAGGTGGAGCTGCCACCGAAGCCAGAGTTGCCCATCATCCCCGAGTTCCACTTCCCAGAGCCGGAAGTTAAGCCATGA
- the LOC124677301 gene encoding ribosome biogenesis protein WDR12 homolog, with protein sequence MDADESRQVRVRFVTKLPPPLRALTTAIAVPAELSRMGLSEIVNSLILSAEPDHQAQPFDFIVDGELVRMPLHQFLLAKGISAERVLELEYVKAVAPKKQEQPLPHDDWVSAVDGSNSRFLLTGCYDGLARIWKDGAVCTHVLEGHSGAVTSASFINKGLDTDGSLHVVTGSKDRSLRLFKFDTSVTMDSPKKIGAYKILPGHSSSVQSIAVDPSRNMICSGSWDTKIKLWAVEGSEEDGDAVTVKKRRTNSDASEPEESQLEGSASSTFEGHSQCVSSVAWPEQQTIYSASWDHSVRQWDAQTGKETWNMFCGKALNCLDCGGEGSSLIAAGGSDPVLRVWDPRKPGTIAPVFQFSSHSSWISACKWHPSSWYHLLSSSFDGKVMLWDLRTAWPLASVDSHTEKVLCADWWKGDSVISGGADSKLCISSGVEIA encoded by the exons ATGGACGCCGACGAGTCCCGCCAGGTGCGCGTGCGCTTCGTGACGAAGCTCCCGCCTCCGCTCCGGGCGCTGACCACCGCCATCGCCGTGCCCGCTGAGCTCTCCCGCATGGGCCTCTCGGAGATCGTCAACAGCCTCATCCTCTCCG CCGAGCCGGACCACCAGGCGCAGCCCTTCGACTTCATCGTGGATGGCGAGCTCGTGCGGATGCCGCTCCACCAGTTCCTGCTCGCCAAGGGCATCTCAGCG GAACGGGTGCTTGAGCTCGAGTATGTTAAAGCAGTGGCGCCGAAGAAGCAGGAGCAGCCCTTGCCACATGATGACTGGGTTAGCGCGGTTGATGGATCCAACTCAAG GTTCTTATTAACAGGTTGTTATGATGGTCTTGCAAG AATATGGAAAGATGGAGCTGTATGTACTCATGTTTTGGAGGGACACAGTGGTGCAGTTACTTCTGCCAGCTTCATCAATAAAG GACTTGACACTGATGGCAGTTTGCATGTCGTGACTGGATCAAAGGATAGGTCATTGCGCCTGTTCAAG TTTGATACTTCAGTCACCATGGACTCTCCGAAGAAAATTGGAGCTTACAAAATTCTTCCTGGTCATTCATCATCTGTTCAAAGTATTGCTGTTGACCCTTCCAGAAATATG ATATGTTCTGGTTCCTGGGATACCAAGATTAAGCTATGGGCAGTCGAAGGATCTGAAGAAGATGGTGACGCTGTCACAGTGAAAAAGAGAAGGACGAACTCTGATGCATCTGAACCCGAAGAGTCTCAGTTAGAG GGTTCAGCATCTTCAACATTTGAGGGACATTCACAATGTGTTTCTTCTGTTGCTTGGCCTGAGCAGCAAACAATATATTCGGCATCTTGGGATCATTCTGTTCGGCAGTGGGATGCTCAAACAGGGAAAGAAACATGGAATATG tTCTGTGGAAAGGCCTTGAATTGCTTGGATTGTGGTGGTGAAGGCTCTTCACTAATTGCTGCTGGTGGTTCTGACCCTGTTTTGAGGGTATGGGATCCTCGCAAACCTG GAACAATTGCTcctgtttttcagttttcttcgcACTCAAGCTGGATATCTGCCTGCAAATGGCATCCAAGCTCCTGGTATCATTTGTTATCATCTTCATTTGATGGGAAAGTGATGTTGTGGGATCTAAGGACAGCA TGGCCTTTGGCTTCTGTTGACTCACACACCGAAAAG GTTTTATGTGCCGATTGGTGGAAAGGGGACAGTGTAATAAGTGGTGGAGCTGATTCCAAGCTGTGTATCTCATCAGGGGTTGAAATAGCGTGA